TTCTCAATATAAGTGCAATATTTGTTACAAAGTTGGTTTTCCCAACACCTCCCTTCCCGCTTGAAACAGCTACAATTCTCGGGACATTAGTTTGAGCATTAGTTTGCACATACTCCTCCTACAATGAGATTCGTTATCGTATCAGGTGGCAATACTTTAACTTGAGGCTCTCCATATGCCCCAGAAGTAATAAAGCTTACAGGTTTCCCTGATAAAACTGACAGATTATATAAATTCCCATAAGTTTGCGCTAAATCAATCTTACTAAAACCTATGCAATCAACTGAAGCAGTATCCATTGTTTTTAATATCTTGAAGCTTGATTGCATTGACATTGATGCATCCATAATAAGACATTTTTTTATAGGCATATCCTTCAACAGATTTTTAAGTTCTCCTGCAAGACTTATATTTACATCTCCGGGAGTATCAATAAGTAAATTTTTTTTATCAATTTCTTTATGCATTATTTTATAAAGTTCTTTTGGTTCATTTATAAATTTTGCCTCACATTTTAGCTTTAATGCTACTTCTTTTATATAAGCCACAGATGAAATTCTCTGGTCAAGAGAAATAAGCATTATCTTCTTGTTATTGTCTTTTAAACTTTGTCCTATTTTAAAAATTGTAGTTGTTTTTCCAACTCCAGGAAGTCCATAAAAAATGTATCCCTTTTCTTCATCAAAATTATTCCTACAGGTTTTTAATTCATTTTCAATAGCCATTCTTAATTCATTCATATCATTAGCTTTTTCCAGAAGCATTAATGCAAGATATGGTTCAACATTGTTTTTTATCAGAAAATTATAAAGTCCTCTTTTAGAAATATCATCAAGCGAAGGAAATAGTTTTGTAATGCTCTCTCTCAAAAGACTTACCTCAGCTTTAAGCTTTTCTATTTCTTTAAATACTCCGTGGTCAAATTTCCATGAATCTTCAGTCTGCAGTCTGTGCCCCAATGTCTCCTGAGCAGTAAAAGTTTCTTCTTCATCTATGGCAGCAGTAATTTCTATAAAAGAATTATTTGAAAGAGGCTCTTTTTTAGAGGAAGTTGATAAAATCACAGCATTTGGTCCCATCTCTTTTTTAACTGTTTCTAAAACTTCTTTAAAAGTTCTACCCTGAAACTTTTTTATTTTCATCATTTTCCTCCTAATTAAGTTTTACTGTGCCAAACATAAGTATTTTTACTCCAGGAGCTATTTCCTGTGGCGAAAGAACAGGTAAAGATGGTGCAATTCTTTCAATTGCTCTCTTTATAAATCTTCTTATTGACTGCGAACATATCAACACAGGCTGATAACCCTTTACAGTTGCCTCATCAGCCATCTTCTTTACATTTTCAATGGTTTTTTCCATTAACAAAGGATCTGTAGCAAAATTTATACCCTGTGGTGTTGTCTGGAGAGATTCAATAAATGTCCTCTCAAGAGATGGCTCAAAAAGAATTGCAGAAATAGAACCGTCAGGATTTTGGACACTTTTTGTTATTCTTCTTGACAGTGCCTGTCTAACATGCTCTGTTAAAATGTCAGGGTCTTTAGTTACATTAGCATACTCCGAAAGGGTTTCAAGTATTGTCTGTAAATCTTTTATTGATACCCTTTCCCTTAATAGATTCTGAAGCACTTTCTGCACCTGAGAGAGTGTTAAAAGATTTGGAATCAAATCATCAACAACTCTTGGATGAGTTTTAGCAAGATTATCAAGTAATCTTTGAGTTTCTTGTTTTCCGAGTAATTCATAACCATAATTTTTAAGAACTTCTCTCAAATGGGTAACTATAACTGATGAAGCATCAACAACAGTAAATCCAAGCATCTGTGCTTTTGAAACATCTTTTTCTTCAATCCACAATGCATCTACTCCAAAAGCAGGGTCTTTTGTAGGAATTCCATCAATATCCTGTCCAGGGCGGGCACCTATTGCAAGAAATCTTCCAAGAATTATTTCAGAAGTTGCTATCTCAACTCCCTTTATAAGAATGCTGTATTGAGAAGGTTTGAGCATTAAATTATCTTTTATATGTATTGATGGAACAATGTAACCCATTTCCATTGCAATCTGTTTTCTAAGAGAACGAATCCTTTCTACAAGAGAACTTTCTCCCTCAACAAGTGGAATAAGATTATAGCCAATCTCAAGAGAGATAGGATCAACCCTGAGAAGGCTTTCAAGTTGAGCTTCCATTGAAACAGGTTTTTCCTCTACAGGAGGCGGAGGAAGTGCTTCTTTTTCCTTTTTCTCTTTACTTATCATTAAATAAGCAATTGCACCCGATACCACGGCTATAATTATAAAAGGAAGATGAGGTAAGCCCGGAATCAACCCAAGCAAAAGAAGTACTCCAGATGCTGTTGCCAATGTTTTAGGATTTTTAAAAAGCTGCTGAAGTATATCCTGCCCAAGATTTGATTCCGTTGCTGCTCTGCTAACAACTATTCCTGCTGCAGTTGATGTAATAAGAGCAGGAACCTGCGCAGCCAATCCATCAC
The Thermodesulfovibrio yellowstonii DSM 11347 DNA segment above includes these coding regions:
- the flhA gene encoding flagellar biosynthesis protein FlhA; this encodes MNYIRSDVLVAVGIILILIFMIVPIPPFMLDLSLTMSITLSILIILVASYVRKPLDFSVFPSVLLIATLMRLSLNIASTRLILTRGELGTEAAGKVIKAFGEFVVSGNFVVGLIVFLILVIINFIVITKGAGRIAEVSARFTLDAMPGKQMSIDADLNAGLIDEKEARRRREEISREADFYGAMDGASKFIRGDAIAAIIIMIINIIGGILIGVLQKGMPIGDAVQTYVILTIGDGLAAQVPALITSTAAGIVVSRAATESNLGQDILQQLFKNPKTLATASGVLLLLGLIPGLPHLPFIIIAVVSGAIAYLMISKEKKEKEALPPPPVEEKPVSMEAQLESLLRVDPISLEIGYNLIPLVEGESSLVERIRSLRKQIAMEMGYIVPSIHIKDNLMLKPSQYSILIKGVEIATSEIILGRFLAIGARPGQDIDGIPTKDPAFGVDALWIEEKDVSKAQMLGFTVVDASSVIVTHLREVLKNYGYELLGKQETQRLLDNLAKTHPRVVDDLIPNLLTLSQVQKVLQNLLRERVSIKDLQTILETLSEYANVTKDPDILTEHVRQALSRRITKSVQNPDGSISAILFEPSLERTFIESLQTTPQGINFATDPLLMEKTIENVKKMADEATVKGYQPVLICSQSIRRFIKRAIERIAPSLPVLSPQEIAPGVKILMFGTVKLN
- a CDS encoding flagellar GTP-binding protein codes for the protein MKIKKFQGRTFKEVLETVKKEMGPNAVILSTSSKKEPLSNNSFIEITAAIDEEETFTAQETLGHRLQTEDSWKFDHGVFKEIEKLKAEVSLLRESITKLFPSLDDISKRGLYNFLIKNNVEPYLALMLLEKANDMNELRMAIENELKTCRNNFDEEKGYIFYGLPGVGKTTTIFKIGQSLKDNNKKIMLISLDQRISSVAYIKEVALKLKCEAKFINEPKELYKIMHKEIDKKNLLIDTPGDVNISLAGELKNLLKDMPIKKCLIMDASMSMQSSFKILKTMDTASVDCIGFSKIDLAQTYGNLYNLSVLSGKPVSFITSGAYGEPQVKVLPPDTITNLIVGGVCAN